The following are encoded together in the Theileria orientalis strain Shintoku DNA, chromosome 1, complete genome genome:
- a CDS encoding uncharacterized protein (MIF4G-like, type 3 domain containing protein), which yields MELRSEYMKFSIPKTQVNSSEEPMMRLFRRASKITNVPAYDKLEPSKDQNEKLTSDGSDAAIRAQVSKGVEQSKSKEVQEKQEIKNSTYAKGANEWREGPEEIKQSGLTEASPNAPRETTPNEARNQISRTPMSENTLYAKNSPTNNMSENTQQHYGRGEPLDRSSKENRQEDNRFANAMQSHGGATASEQDHARVPGAYWERSAMPVITPEQTMAQSRSPDHAESGEGRGHVRGYGEHRTPVTQWERPQNMHANADRRRYTRKSDASSDSQSRSSSSSYDSHGSYSRATRTRIVYHPLPVSGNMIIDSVSAAPVHSGAAEGTVSMHVRGEHVSPKQPQGYTNGRLHSGYVSQTVGTATRNHASGDSSSSSSHSADSRHSKAGHGGQARYDHANGRYEYAGSASGSGNGRYDYGAHAGRYDGPRVRPDDRAGEVHMGPRTEKPGMLSEDFNRMEMDYYQINRYGKYDQRAPRSYAEAYDHKMVEPKINYGSYKHERGKVSPQRKKIKNEYAHNMYQYGINHQQQYMNQYITYQNMNYQNYGNMNHYGHKHGEYQHGGERHQMQGGHASHQYKQGMRAEHGKYYRDQYYTSPANRNDQYMGYAHYQNVHYANMLDQGGYKNYKMPPQKVTSYTHAPKQIKPRQSSALQILNPDTGEVVNSTKADAKGASSKGATAGAAAVGGSAPAEGVESVAVGAGDRGVTSGTAAAADVATESSAPGESATEVAGSVGQGTAKAAAESVASVSGEVAVSVSTVEAHSSAAADVSETNAEPKATVASESVVSSTSGEREDAEYVSAAERSLKDSSGEEVEGKYQVSCAQEVATANVDSAGVDVESTVVGAGIDSKVVRADVESTVVGVDNNAYVVSSSLDNRVIVDSNTGFESVAAHENAVVGGVTVVTKDISALNEFGSAGMEYEKYQHDNGHTPSKEITQNEENTRKEVESQKQVDTQKEPGAQKEGSVTKEWKAQKELESQKDSDSQKEYTRREKDTHKEASTEEDEAEERSKSEEYKKMEEVLSPINVLKYAQKKQSQPLVNNMSQLPSMHISKTRLRIVNRPINPSEKLYTLSELHPYKEAFVYKEHSKSHQRKIKNKPLNEIGYIEEINGVVDSKLFDHKLMGPKMLDHKLMDSRIIDANFNGKMVDAKMIDANLGGKMIDANLAGKMIDANLAGKFVDAKLDSNLDGKLSDAKKESMVTVDMGTSTELSDLILENSDSGSDSNKSRSQEHTDNESNRNGVADKTGVMATQYKAVETKGEREQVQRDKESDRVQQGPKYQFDTRVPVKTASGTVGATLVSSMGGFGAATGAKSVYGSAAASTVAPAVASTRSGATKGLTSADSVARTEAETGSIGAAGTAQTGTPPLSTTVTVATTSATATIPSSAPSARTTTATSATTVTTAKATVATQTAIGHRATSTVAAPSTTSHVATPLTTSHVATPLTTMTPITVATVATGATTTTTRTISTGTTSHGLMKLVPTAEDDPADPSKFSTIKMIYMGQELRRIGLQRDRAMGRFKLVPLNYTMGSSTGSHASQGGLQSHTSFSEGYTTNTNTRRKTKKESKWRSELSIEKEELTSNKPKKPTLSKKEQFKRSVRTLLNKLTVENFLVVSEKIATLYREAEEQESVRVVVDLLHEKATHELEYSDMYADLAFLLKYSFNEKLDLGSKTTCFHKTLLNKCQDSFEEISTNHGLDKTYILGNIRFMGELFLRKILSITILKRISCTLMTSNGNNVGANSVGNCGSGNNVGANSVGNCGSGNISGAGVGNDAIATSKVDATAELDAIVCAAGSDGNVGGDSEVAGSSEKVAAEAVSGSDDARSSSISGSIDGASDATGIAGATATSSATTVTAATITTISGITTTRPAPTSSATTTTTTTTRTNSSTTSSADERTDRSSSEGVEATESASRRAGEGADNEGGATAASAGSSGRSSSASDDMEFRPPANLIECFSELLTTIGYTVDQIPGGSDMLDEYLAILISLKKRGIYPTRINFKIQDLIDLRNRNWRKKLFKEKATSVSQIHRLAEQEQLRGGPQEGRFVTAGLQTNRHYTPHLLKRRQQVVDSLVNGVYTQESAQRLRESGGAEGRSDDSFYPQVLKLFAAAPDREAFQKEWRSYRPSDDSVAHAFDQMLKSTMTAKTLELCLAHADLLSLTLAKLVDSETLRAKLLNTLCEYYVVNLQEEVIDNPWAMDIASRTLTLLFNDFAGEARNLLEKIPIPKHFPTAKQLVINIVNGTRELGGDLGFTRRVIRRHLYSTFHNENLLFLDEI from the exons atgGAATTGAGAAGTGAGTACATGAAGTTCTCAATTCCAAA AACGCAAGTAAATAGTAGCGAGGAACCAATGATGAGACTGTTCAGGCGGGCTTCTAAAATAACTAACGTACCGGCGTATGATAAACTTGAGCCGTCAAAGGATCAGAACGAAAAACTGACGAGCGACGGATCGGATGCAGCGATCAGAGCGCAAGTTAGTAAGGGAGTTGAACAGAGTAAAAGCAAGGAAGTACAAGAAAAACaggaaattaaaaactcTACATACGCGAAAGGAGCGAATGAATGGAGAGAGGGTCCAGAAGAAATAAAGCAGAGCGGTTTAACGGAAGCAAGCCCCAACGCTCCAAGGGAAACGACCCCCAACGAAGCAAGAAACCAGATCTCAAGGACTCCAATGAGCGAAAACACACTATACGCAAAAAACTCACCAACTAACAACATGTCAGAAAATACACAACAGCATTATGGACGTGGTGAACCTCTAGATAGAAGTAGCAAGGAAAACCGGCAGGAAGATAACAGGTTCGCCAACGCCATGCAGAGTCACGGAGGAGCCACAGCGAGTGAGCAGGACCACGCAAGAGTGCCAGGAGCTTACTGGGAAAGAAGCGCAATGCCAGTAATCACACCAGAACAGACGATGGCGCAGAGCAGGTCGCCAGACCACGCAGAGTCAGGAGAAGGCAGAGGCCACGTGAGAGGGTACGGAGAGCACAGGACTCCCGTCACGCAGTGGGAGAGGCCTCAGAACATGCACGCGAACGCGGACAGAAGAAGGTACACCCGAAAGTCGGACGCAAGCTCAGATAGCCAGTCGAGAAGTTCGTCATCGAGCTACGACTCGCACGGGTCGTACTCGAGAGCGACGAGAACGAGAATAGTTTATCACCCGCTCCCAGTATCGGGAAACATGATAATAGATAGCGTTAGCGCGGCACCAGTGCACTCAGGAGCAGCAGAAGGGACGGTGAGCATGCACGTGAGAGGAGAACACGTCAGCCCCAAGCAGCCACAGGGATACACGAACGGAAGGCTCCACTCAGGCTACGTTAGTCAGACGGTGGGCACGGCCACGAGAAACCACGCAAGCGGAGACTCAAGTTCATCATCCTCGCACAGCGCAGACTCGAGACACAGCAAGGCGGGACACGGAGGACAAGCAAGGTACGACCACGCTAACGGCAGGTACGAGTACGCAGGGTCAGCAAGTGGTAGTGGTAACGGCAGGTACGACTACGGAGCACACGCAGGTAGATACGACGGACCGAGAGTGAGGCCCGACGACAGAGCCGGAGAAGTACACATGGGTCCGAGGACGGAGAAGCCAGGAATGCTCTCAGAAGATTTTAATAGAATGGAAATGGACTACTACCAGATTAACAGATACGGAAAGTATGACCAGAGGGCGCCGAGAAGTTACGCGGAAGCATACGACCACAAAATGGTAGAACCGAAGATTAACTACGGAAGTTACAAGCACGAAAGAGGAAAAGTGAGTCCGCAGAGAAAGAAGATTAAAAACGAGTACGCACACAACATGTACCAGTACGGAATTAACCATCAGCAACAATACATGAACCAGTACATAACATACCAGAACATGAACTACCAGAACTACGGCAACATGAACCACTACGGCCACAAGCACGGAGAGTACCAGCACGGCGGCGAGAGACACCAGATGCAGGGAGGGCACGCAAGTCACCAGTATAAGCAGGGGATGCGCGCAGAACACGGAAAGTACTACAGAGACCAGTACTACACGTCCCCGGCGAACAGGAACGACCAGTACATGGGATACGCGCACTACCAGAACGTGCACTACGCAAACATGTTGGACCAGGGAGGATACAAAAACTACAAAATGCCGCCGCAGAAGGTGACCTCGTACACGCACGCGCCGAAGCAGATAAAGCCAAGGCAGAGCTCAGCGCTGCAGATCCTGAACCCGGACACGGGAGAGGTGGTCAACTCGACGAAGGCGGACGCCAAGGGAGCCTCGAGTAAGGGGGCGACTGCAGGCGCTGCCGCCGTCGGCGGCAGCGCCCCTGCAGAAGGTGTCGAGAGTGTCGCAGTCGGTGCCGGGGACAGAGGGGTTACGAGTGGCACAGCAGCCGCCGCGGATGTCGCCACTGAATCAAGCGCGCCTGGTGAGTCGGCCACGGAAGTGGCAGGCAGTGTTGGCCAAGGCACGGCGAAGGCCGCCGCGGAGAGCGTCGCTTCGGTATCGGGAGAAGTTGCAGTTTCTGTCAGTACGGTAGAAGCTCACAGTAGTGCTGCCGCGGACGTGAGCGAGACTAACGCAGAGCCCAAGGCCACCGTCGCGTCTGAGAGTGTGGTCAGTTCAACGTCCGGTGAAAGAGAGGATGCAGAATATGTTTCAGCAGCAGAGCGTTCATTGAAGGACAGTAGCGGAGAGGAAGTTGAAGGAAAGTATCAAGTTTCCTGTGCACAGGAGGTGGCCACTGCCAACGTCGATAGTGCAGGCGTTGACGTAGAGAGCACAGTTGTAGGCGCTGGCATTGACAGTAAAGTTGTACGCGCTGACGTAGAGAGCACAGTCGTAGGCGTTGATAATAATGCTTACGTTGTTAGTTCTAGCCTTGACAATCGTGTTATAGTTGATAGTAACACGGGCTTTGAAAGTGTTGCTGCCCATGAAAACGCTGTAGTAGGAGGTGTCACTGTGGTTACGAAGGACATAAGTGCTTTAAATGAATTTGGATCAGCAGGAATGGAATATGAAAAGTATCAGCACGATAACGGTCACACGCCGTCAAAGGAGATCACACagaatgaagaaaataCACGGAAAGAAGTTGAATCACAGAAACAGGTTGATACACAAAAGGAACCTGGGGCACAGAAGGAAGGTAGCGTAACAAAAGAGTGGAAGGCACAGAAAGAGTTGGAGTCTCAGAAAGACTCTGATTCACAGAAAGAATATACACGGAGAGAAAAGGACACACATAAGGAAGCAAGTACAGAGGAAGATGAGGCGGAGGAGCGCAGCAAGTCGGAGGAATATAAGAAGATGGAGGAGGTGCTGAGTCCAATTAACGTGTTGAAGTACGCACAGAAGAAGCAGAGTCAGCCGCTGGTGAACAACATGTCGCAGCTGCCAAGTATGCACATATCGAAGACGAGGCTGAGAATAGTTAACAGACCAATTAACCCCTCCGAAAAACTGTACACACTCTCGGAGTTGCACCCCTACAAGGAAGCATTCGTGTACAAGGAACACTCGAAGTCGCACCagaggaagataaaaaacaagCCACTGAACGAAATAGGATACATAGAGGAAATTAACGGAGTAGTCGATTCAAAGCTGTTTGATCATAAGCTAATGGGCCCGAAGATGTTGGATCATAAGCTGATGGATTCAAGGATTATTGATGCTAATTTTAACGGAAAGATGGTAGATGCTAAGATGATAGACGCCAACCTGGGTGGTAAGATGATAGACGCCAACCTGGCTGGTAAGATGATAGACGCCAACCTGGCTGGAAAATTTGTAGACGCTAAGCTTGACAGTAACCTTGACGGGAAGCTGTCTGACGCGAAGAAGGAGTCTATGGTAACAGTGGACATGGGGACGAGCACGGAGCTGTCAGACCTGATACTGGAGAACAGCGACTCGGGAAGCGACAGCAACAAGTCGAGGTCGCAGGAACACACGGACAACGAGAGTAATCGCAACGGAGTGGCGGACAAGACTGGAGTTATGGCGACGCAGTACAAAGCAGTGGAAACGAAGGGAGAAAGAGAGCAAGTGCAAAGAGATAAGGAAAGTGACAGGGTGCAGCAAGGACCGAAGTACCAGTTTGACACGAGGGTGCCAGTGAAAACAGCAAGTGGAACAGTGGGAGCGACACTGGTGAGTAGCATGGGAGGGTTTGGAGCAGCCACGGGAGCGAAGAGCGTGTACGGGTCAGCAGCAGCCTCAACAGTGGCGCCAGCGGTGGCCTCAACCAGGAGCGGCGCCACGAAGGGGTTGACAAGTGCCGATAGCGTTGCCAGAACGGAAGCAGAAACAGGATCAATTGGCGCTGCAG GCACTGCTCAAACAGGAACACCGCCATTGTCAACAACGGTAACAGTGGCAACAACATCCGCAACAGCGACAATTCCATCCTCTGCACCATCAGCGAGGACCACAACAGCAACATCCGCAACAACTGTAACTACAGCGAAAGCCACTGTAGCAACGCAAACAGCAATTGGCCATAGAGCTACGAGCACGGTAGCAGCACCTTCAACAACAAGTCATGTAGCAACACCTTTGACAACAAGTCATGTAGCAACACCTTTGACAACAA TGACACCAATAACTGTAGCAACAGTTGCAACAGGGgctacaacaacaacaacaaggacaATAAGCACGGGAACGACTAGCCATGGATTGATGAAATTGGTGCCGACAGCAGAAGACGACCCAGCAGATCCAAGCAAATTCAGCACAATTAAGATGATATACATGGGACAGGAGTTGCGAAGGATAGGGCTTCAGAGGGACAGAGCAATGGGAAGGTTTAAGCTGGTGCCACTCAACTACACAATGGGAAGCAGCACGGGAAGTCACGCGAGTCAAGGAGGCTTGCAGTCACACACGTCATTCTCAGAAGGGTACACGACGAACACGAACACGAGAAGGAAGACCAAGAAGGAGAGTAAGTGGAGAAGTGAGCTGAGCATagagaaggaggagctgacGTCGAATAAGCCGAAAAAGCCGACGCTCtcgaagaaggagcagtTCAAGAGGAGCGTGAggacgctgctgaacaagCTGACAGTGGAAAACTTCCTGGTCGTCTCGGAAAAAATCGCAACGCTCTACAGAGAGGCggaggagcaggagtcAGTGCGAGTGGTGGTGGACCTGCTGCACGAAAAGGCGACGCACGAGCTGGAGTACTCGGACATGTACGCAGACCTGGCATTCCTGCTCAAGTACAGCTTCAACGAGAAGCTGGACCTGGGCTCGAAGACGACCTGCTTCCACAAGACGCTCCTCAACAAGTGCCAGGACTCCTTCGAGGAGATCAGCACGAACCACGGGCTCGACAAGACGTACATCCTGGGCAACATCAGGTTCATGGGGGAGCTGTTCCTGCGCAAGATACTCTCGATCACGATCCTGAAGAGAATATCGTGCACGCTGATGACGTCAAA TGGTAACAACGTTGGTGCTAATAGCGTCGGTAATTGTGGCAGTGGTAACAACGTTGGTGCTAATAGCGTCGGTAATTGTGGCAGTGGTAATATCAGTGGTGCTGGTGTTGGTAATGACGCTATTGCTACCAGTAAGGTTGATGCTACTGCAGAGTTAGACGCTATTGTTTGTGCTGCTGGCTCAGACGGCAACGTTGGTGGAGACAGCGAGGTGGCGGGTAGCAGTGAGAAAGTAGCGGCCGAGGCAGTGAGTGGATCGGATGATGCCAGAAGCAGTTCCATCAGTGGTAGCATAGATGGTGCCAGTGACG CTACCGGTATAGCTGGCGCTACTGCCACCAGTTCAgctactactgttactgctgCCACCATTACTACTATCAGCGgtattactactaccagGCCTGCTCCGACAAGTTCAGCTAccaccactactactactactactcgTACCAACTCCT CTACTACTAGCTCCGCCGATGAAAGGACCGACAGAAGTAGTTCAGAGGGAGTAGAGGCCACAGAGAGTGCATCAAGAAGAGCAGGGGAAGGAGCGGATAACGAGGGAGGAGCGACAGCAGCATCAGCAGGGTCGTCAGGCAGAAGCAGCAGCGCCTCAGACGACATGGAGTTCAGGCCGCCTGCAAACCTGATCGAGTGCTTCAGTGAGCTGCTGACGACAATAGGGTACACAGTGGACCAGATACCGGGAGGAAGCGACATGCTCGACGAGTACCTGGCGATACTCATCAGCCTCAAGAAAAGGGGAATATACCCGACGAGAATCAACTTTAAGATCCAGGACCTCATCGACCTGCGCAACAGGAACTGGCGAAAGAAGCTCTTCAAGGAAAAGGCAACCTCAGTCTCGCAGATACACCGCCTGGCGGAGCAGGAGCAGCTGCGAGGAGGCCCGCAGGAGGGCAGGTTCGTGACGGCAGGACTGCAGACGAACAGGCACTACACGCCGCACCTGCTCAAGAGGCGCCAGCAGGTGGTCGACAGCCTCGTCAACGGAGTGTACACGCAGGAGTCGGCGCAGAGGCTGCGCGAGAGCGGCGGCGCCGAGGGCAGGAGCGACGACAGCTTCTACCCGCAGGTCCTCAAGCTCTTCGCTGCTGCGCCCGACAGGGAGGCATTCCAGAAGGAGTGGCGCAGCTACAGGCCGAGCGACGACAGCGTCGCGCACGCCTTTGACCAGATGCTGAAGAGCACAATGACTGCGAAGACGCTGGAGCTGTGTCTGGCGCACGCCGACCTGCTCTCGCTGACGCTGGCGAAGCTGGTGGACTCGGAGACGCTGAGAGCGAAGCTGTTGAACAC GCTCTGTGAATACTACGTCGTTAACCTGCAGGAGGAGGTCATCGATAACCCCTGGGCCATGGACATAGCCTCGAGGACGCTGACGCTGCTCTTCAACGACTTCGCAGGAGAGGCGAGGAACCTGCTCGAGAAGATACCGATTCCGAAGCACTTCCCCACGGCGAAGCAGCTGGTAATCAACATCGTAAACGGAACCAGGGAGCTGGGCGGAGACCTGGGATTCACGCGCAGAGTCATCAGAAGACACCTGTACTCCACGTTCCACAACGAAAATCTCCTTTTCCTGGATGAAATTTAA
- a CDS encoding transcription initiation factor: MAKRSKRISSLRNLRYNELVDSGNADSDSDTTKLASTDYASSVNKESPKALSSSTSNNFDDKDILSLELDDKNDNIISKMSKYSCFLKANYQSNMCIPMVQNIVASVHLGQELDLREIAISTRNAEYNPKKFNALVLRMQNPKCTGLIFRTGRIIITGSKTIEDTKLGAKRMAKMIRKELGADLKFNNFKIENIIATFNCNVPIRLEVFSQEHKELSNYEPEFFAGLVYRCRISESSEAVLLIFVSGNVIITGCKSAHEIQYVFKTMYPILQQYQK; the protein is encoded by the exons atggCAAAGCGCAGTAAGCGTATTTCGAGTTTGCGCAACTTGAGATACAATGAGCTGGTCGATAGCGGCAATGCCGACTCAGATTCCGACACAACCAAGCTTGCCAGCACCGATTATGCCAGTTCCGTGAATAAGGAGTCTCCGAAGGCGCTGAGCTCCAGCACTTCCAACAACTTCGACGACAAGGATATTCTCTCTCTAGAGCTCGACGATAAGAACGACAATATAATTTCGAAGATGTCGAAATACTCGTGTTTTCTAAAAGCGAATTACCAAA GTAACATGTGTATTCCCATGGTTCAGAACATAGTCGCCTCTGTACACCTGGGTCAGGAGTTAGACCTCAGGGAAATAGCGATTTCCACGAGGAACGCAGAGTATAACCCTAAGAAGTTCAACGCCCTCGTGCTCAGAATGCAGAATCCGAAGTGCACAGGCCTAATATTTAGGACCGGAAGAATAATAATCACAG GCTCGAAGACCATCGAGGACACGAAGTTAGGCGCCAAGAGAATGGCGAAAATGATAAGGAAGGAGCTGGGCGCCGATCTGAAATTCAACAACTTTAAAATAGAGAACATCATAGCCACCTTCAACTGCAACGTGCCTATACGACTGGAGGTGTTTTCGCAGGAGCACAAGGAGCTCTCCAACTACGAACCTGAGTTTTTCGCAG GTCTGGTATACAGATGTAGGATCTCAGAATCCTCAGAAGCAGTACTGCTAATCTTCGTATCAGGAAACGTAATAATCACCGGGTGCAAATCAGCACACGAAATCCAGTACGtgtttaaaacaatgtaTCCAATACTACAACAGTACcaaaaatga
- a CDS encoding uncharacterized protein (SJCHGC04867 protein), which translates to MGRKSRKSLLIKPFCYFCGREFDNEKVLVQHQKAKHFKCTECNRKLETANGLSVHMQQVHKMALRRVPNSLEGRDNISSSIQGMNGVPSEVIEEHRAQHMQKLATLKSQKQQRISWTQINAPGFNNQLVTMQNNTGLQTSVPPNMASGMDGVGAMAGTSPDGNMANNFGSVLNGVGLLILDANGMPVSQPTQASQPAAHQPSKQSLQQSSKILYKGNFSGPATSPTTHSNLNRDTPYSGSARSGGFDRPSSGFDRPSSASANHADSKAPEAEDDSHTTFYKATGPQPLYVPTPALENTKLSYTSDTVSIEELRAKIKYNWHETQT; encoded by the exons ATGGGTAGAAAGAGTCGTAAAAGCTTGTTGATTAAGCCGTTTTGTTATTTCTGCGGAAGAGAGTTCGACAATGAAAAGGTACTGGTTCAACATCAAAAGGCcaaacattttaaatgtacCGAGTGTAATCGTAAACTAGAGACTGCAAATGGACTGTCAGTTCATATGCAACAG GTGCATAAAATGGCGCTCAGGCGAGTGCCCAACTCCCTCGAGGGCCGAGACAACATCAGTTCCTCGATCCAGGGCATGAACGGCGTGCCCTCTGAGGTGATAGAGGAGCATCGCGCACAGCATATGCAGAAGCTGGCGACCCTGAAGAGCCAGAAGCAGCAGAGGATAAGCTGGACTCAGATCAACGCGCCAGGCTTCAATAACCAGCTCGTGACTATGCAAAATAACACGGGCTTGCAAACGAGTGTGCCCCCGAACATGGCCTCTGGCATGGATGGAGTGGGCGCCATGGCCGGGACTAGTCCCGACGGCAACATGGCCAATAACTTCGGCAGCGTCCTCAATGGCGTCGGT CTACTCATTCTTGACGCCAATGGAATGCCGGTTTCTCAGCCTACGCAGGCCTCGCAGCCGGCGGCCCATCAGCCTTCGAAGCAGTCGTTGCAGCAGTCTAGCAAGATCCTTTACAAGGGCAACTTCTCCGGGCCAGCCACTTCCCCAACGACCCATTCTAATTTGAACAGGGACACCCCCTACTCAGGTTCTGCTAGGTCCGGCGGATTCGATAGGCCCAGTTCCGGCTTCGACAGACCCTCGTCGG CTTCTGCCAACCATGCCGATTCAAAGGCCCCTGAGGCCGAGGATGACTCCCACACCACCTTCTATAAGGCCACTGGGCCTCAGCCCCTTTACGTGCCGACGCCGGCACTTGAGAACACAAAGTTATCGTACACCTCCGACACG GTTTCCATTGAGGAGCTGAGGGCAAAGATTAAGTACAACTGGCACGAGACACAGACTTGA
- a CDS encoding adenylate kinase has protein sequence MSSLENYETADLLAELKRRYNCLGKPQGNFVLLGSPGSGKGTQSQILKDSYCYCHLSTGDLFREAIKTGTPTGLKAKKFLEAGLLVPDDISLGIVEEKLNTPRCRRGFLLDGYPRSISQAKDFEKLLTSLGKKLNGVLFFKVPDEVVEKRITGRLIHPGSNRVYHKLFKPPKVEGKDDLTNEPLITRKDDTPEIVKKRLELYKKETEPLVEYYKNKGLLKNVDANKQEKEITKDIENLISKLK, from the exons atgaGTAGTTTAGAAAACTATGAAACTGCAGATTTGCTCGCCGAGCTGAAGAGAAGATACAACTGTCTCGGTAAGCCGCAGGGAAACTTCGTGTTGCTGGGATCTCCAGGATCAGGAAAG GGAACTCAATCCCAGATATTGAAAGATTCTTATTGTTACTGCCACCTGTCGACAGGCGATCTGTTCAGAGAGGCCATTAAGACTGGAACTCCAACAGGTTTAAAG GCCAAGAAATTCTTGGAAGCGGGTCTTTTGGTGCCTGACGACATATCACTGGGCATTGTGGAGGAGAAGCTAAACACCCCGAGGTGCCGCAGGGGATTTCTACTTGACGGCTACCCTAGATCCATATCCCAGGCTAAGGAC TTTGAAAAATTGCTAACGAGCTTGGGAAAGAAGCTGAACGGTGTCCTCTTTTTCAAGGTGCCCGACGAGGTGGTTGAAAAGAGGATAACAGGCAGACTCATACACCCGGGGTCCAACAGGGTGTACCATAAGCTGTTTAAGCCCCCGAAGGTGGAGGGCAAGGACGACCTGACGAACGAGCCTCTGATCACGAGGAAGGACGACACCCCCGAGATCGTCAAGAAGAGGCTGGAGCTGTACAAGAAGGAGACTGAGCCCCTGGTGGAGTACTACAAGAACAAGGGTCTCCTGAAAAACGTGGACGCCAACAagcaggagaaggaaaTAACGAAG GACATAGAGAATCTGATATCTAAGTTAAAGTAA
- a CDS encoding diphthine synthase, whose product MSLTIVGLGLGDVDDISLKGYKAIKEADLVYLEIYTSLLIDSDKKKLEEFYGRDIIEADRICVEEQNDQFLTESKTKNVVILIGGDPFSATTHTELYYKALELGLNVNVVHNASIINAVAITGFGETVSIPFFQDKWRPTSFLDKIVSNYKSNLHTLCLLDIKVKERTDENILANRMIFEPPRFMSINVAIDQLLEIGAGTLDVASLKAFGVARLGSQNQVIKSGILRDLKNYDFGQHLHSLVICAPNLHELEQSFYELSCISH is encoded by the exons ATGAGCTTGACTATTGTTGGACTGGGATTGGGCGATGTGGACGATATATCACTAAAAGGCTACAAGGCGATAAAGGAGGCCGATTTAGTGTATTTGGAGATTTACACATCCCTGCTGATAGATTCCGATAAGAAAAAATTG GAGGAGTTTTATGGTAGAGATATAATTGAGGCCGATAGAATCTGCGTTGAGGAACAAAATGACCAATTTTTAACAGAATCTAAGACCAAAAATGTAGTAATTTTAATCGGCGGCGACCCGTTCAG TGCCACTACACACACTGAGTTGTATTATAAAGCACTCGAGTTGGGATTAAACGTCAATGTAGTTCACAATGCTAGTATAATAAACGCAGTTGCAATCACCGG ATTTGGAGAAACTGTTtcaattccattttttcaaGATAAGTGGAGACCCACAAGCTTCCTCGATAAGATAGTAAGTAACTACAAATCGAACCTGCACACACTGTGTCTTCTTGACATAAAGGTCAAGGAACGCACCGATGAGAACATTTTGGCAAACAGAATGATATTTGAGCCCCCAAG ATTCATGAGTATTAATGTTGCAATTGACCAACTGTTGGAGATAGGTGCTGGAACACTGG ACGTTGCAAGTTTAAAGGCCTTTGGTGTTGCTAGACTAGGATCCCAGAACCAGGTGATTAAGTCCGGTATACTGAGGGACTTAAAAAACTACGATTTCGGCCAACACCTGCACTCCCTGGTCATCTGCGCTCCCAACTTACACGAACTGGAGCAGTCGTTCTACGAGCTATCATGTATCAGTCACTAA